The Bifidobacterium animalis subsp. animalis ATCC 25527 genome has a segment encoding these proteins:
- a CDS encoding carbohydrate binding domain-containing protein, which translates to MNNSTESKEAEYSTTMPGGEYCDVYAIQDCSKTVTVSGGKIKASVPAMQAIAIYGGATKATHPDFKVAVDPSTPDVVIPNNTVKPDDQTTTVWYKPTKKWGKVFVHHGAGSDWTAVPGEQMEGRDAQGYYKKTIDTKGEEHQICFNDGGGDWDSDNGKNYLIAKGITQVGVENGALSVGNPEAVTGQTRLLVHYKPASDEFIANRGVYVWGKDAAGAELAGQHLAFTGEDCYGKVAEPKFDGTFNNLNFIITTDGWNKFGGDRSAKVAADGTAEVWVDGTGADDVTLDKAPADYRCTAQKVDVTIHYMRNDGLYFNAADADTKVPQWDVWTWNFNTNGFAAKFKSHDDWGGLALASFNNYAYPAAADGTSDFGMLRRYGADEWKRKDGGDDDIKMTASALVFDKATNSAKAEVWLQDDSTVYTAR; encoded by the coding sequence ATCAACAACTCAACTGAGAGCAAGGAGGCGGAATACTCGACCACGATGCCCGGCGGCGAGTACTGCGACGTCTACGCGATACAGGACTGTTCGAAGACCGTGACCGTCTCCGGCGGCAAGATCAAGGCGAGTGTGCCGGCCATGCAGGCCATAGCGATCTATGGAGGTGCCACGAAGGCGACGCACCCCGACTTCAAGGTGGCCGTTGATCCGAGCACTCCGGACGTCGTCATTCCGAACAACACCGTCAAGCCCGACGATCAGACGACGACCGTCTGGTACAAGCCCACCAAGAAGTGGGGCAAGGTCTTCGTGCACCATGGTGCCGGCAGCGACTGGACAGCCGTTCCGGGCGAGCAGATGGAAGGTCGGGATGCGCAGGGCTACTACAAGAAGACGATCGACACCAAGGGCGAGGAGCACCAGATCTGCTTCAACGATGGCGGCGGCGACTGGGACAGTGACAACGGCAAGAACTATCTGATCGCCAAAGGCATCACGCAGGTCGGCGTCGAGAATGGCGCGCTTAGTGTGGGCAACCCTGAAGCCGTCACAGGTCAGACACGTCTGCTCGTGCATTACAAGCCGGCGTCCGACGAGTTCATTGCAAACCGTGGTGTGTACGTCTGGGGCAAGGATGCCGCGGGAGCCGAGCTCGCGGGACAGCACCTCGCATTCACCGGTGAGGATTGTTATGGCAAGGTGGCCGAGCCGAAGTTCGACGGTACATTCAACAACCTCAATTTCATCATTACCACCGACGGCTGGAACAAGTTCGGTGGCGACCGTTCGGCCAAGGTCGCTGCCGATGGCACCGCCGAGGTGTGGGTGGACGGCACCGGTGCAGACGATGTCACGCTCGACAAGGCGCCAGCCGACTACCGCTGCACAGCGCAGAAGGTTGACGTGACGATCCACTACATGCGCAACGACGGCCTGTACTTCAACGCGGCAGACGCCGACACGAAGGTTCCTCAGTGGGATGTGTGGACCTGGAACTTCAACACGAACGGATTCGCGGCGAAATTCAAGAGTCATGACGATTGGGGTGGGCTCGCCCTCGCGTCCTTCAACAACTACGCCTACCCAGCTGCAGCCGATGGCACGTCCGACTTCGGCATGCTGCGCCGTTATGGCGCCGATGAGTGGAAGAGGAAGGACGGCGGTGATGATGACATCAAGATGACGGCAAGCGCGCTCGTCTTCGATAAGGCGACGAACAGCGCCAAGGCTGAGGTCTGGCTGCAGGACGATTCCACGGTCTATACCGCTCGCTAG
- a CDS encoding pullulanase, giving the protein MREISAKLSKNAEVKASDVIVSDAGGRKLNVKDVKSDGTTVTVTLDQDLDIRGKYALEITDLGFADAVAGSVVRTDEFDRKYAYNGDDFGATYDKNGTVFKLWAPTAQKVELVTFRSADSADAEEAAVVEMRLGEKGVWNATEKVPSSTAYIYGVSFADGTTNDSADPYARASVVNGRRSVVLSNAVTTVKDSRRMAPFTKNTDAVIAETHIRDLTKNANSGVSEAHRGKYLGMIENGTKNSKGKATGADYLKELGVTHVQIQPNAYELDTRNSTVSFFNDSIRDGLKGSVFSTEDTDFASGKPNTEGLILNNMLGCQNLEGISKGSFCTNGNANVKYGNAGQIVNYVEIHDNLTLSDKLNVSLFGKKTDDELDAAQKTEKIKVSKLADSAVFLAYGVSEFQVGQEMLRTKGGDENSYNAGDDTNKLDWDRLNDAEYADNAQYMRDLIKIRKCNAVLRVGAYDTINKNAKVLKSADGLVAYEVKDGNGANYVVVLNHNDQPTDLSGVTAGKYGVLVSNGKTYLHPAVSDTTAAAADAAPADTGKDVSKAGSTVQIADGDAIAVPAKSALLLGPTAAMTEPDDNPTNPNYPDNPDNSDHSDQLDKPSGNNAHDGANNAANGANNSSAPNGGTASTGSSIAVIIAMVIVLLIAGSGMLIRAHSSSE; this is encoded by the coding sequence ATGCGCGAGATCTCAGCCAAGCTTTCGAAGAATGCCGAAGTGAAGGCATCCGACGTCATCGTCTCCGATGCCGGCGGCCGGAAACTTAATGTCAAGGACGTGAAATCCGACGGTACCACCGTTACCGTCACCCTTGACCAGGATCTTGACATCAGGGGCAAGTACGCACTCGAAATCACCGACTTAGGTTTCGCTGACGCCGTTGCAGGCTCCGTGGTGCGCACCGATGAGTTCGACAGGAAGTATGCATACAACGGCGACGACTTTGGCGCGACATACGACAAGAATGGCACCGTCTTCAAACTGTGGGCTCCGACGGCACAGAAGGTTGAGCTCGTCACTTTCAGGTCCGCTGATTCCGCGGACGCTGAAGAGGCCGCTGTCGTGGAAATGAGACTTGGTGAGAAGGGCGTGTGGAACGCTACCGAAAAGGTTCCTTCCAGCACTGCCTACATCTACGGTGTGTCTTTCGCGGACGGCACGACGAACGATTCCGCCGACCCGTATGCCCGCGCATCCGTAGTCAATGGCCGCCGCTCCGTCGTTCTGTCCAACGCAGTGACGACCGTCAAGGATTCCAGGCGAATGGCCCCATTCACGAAGAACACCGACGCCGTCATCGCTGAAACCCACATTCGCGATCTGACGAAGAACGCCAACTCCGGCGTTTCCGAAGCGCACCGCGGCAAGTATCTCGGCATGATTGAGAACGGCACGAAGAACTCCAAAGGCAAAGCGACTGGCGCCGACTACCTGAAGGAACTCGGCGTCACGCACGTGCAGATCCAGCCGAATGCTTACGAGCTCGACACCCGCAACTCCACGGTCTCGTTCTTCAACGATTCGATCCGCGACGGTCTGAAGGGTTCCGTGTTCTCAACGGAAGACACCGATTTCGCAAGCGGCAAGCCGAACACCGAGGGTCTGATCCTGAACAACATGCTCGGCTGCCAGAATCTGGAAGGCATCTCGAAAGGCTCATTCTGCACGAACGGCAACGCGAACGTGAAATACGGCAATGCAGGGCAGATCGTCAACTATGTTGAGATCCATGACAATCTGACGCTCAGCGACAAGCTCAATGTCTCGCTATTCGGCAAGAAGACCGACGATGAGCTTGACGCAGCGCAGAAGACCGAGAAGATCAAGGTTTCGAAGCTCGCTGATTCAGCGGTCTTCCTTGCTTATGGCGTCTCCGAATTCCAGGTGGGCCAGGAGATGCTGCGCACGAAGGGTGGCGACGAGAACAGCTACAATGCTGGCGATGACACCAACAAGCTCGACTGGGATCGCCTCAACGACGCCGAGTACGCGGACAACGCGCAGTACATGCGCGATCTGATCAAGATTCGCAAGTGCAACGCTGTGCTCCGTGTCGGCGCCTATGACACGATCAACAAGAACGCGAAGGTGCTGAAGTCCGCCGATGGCCTCGTCGCATACGAGGTCAAGGATGGCAACGGCGCGAACTACGTGGTTGTGCTCAACCACAATGATCAGCCAACTGATCTCAGTGGTGTCACCGCAGGCAAGTACGGCGTGCTGGTCTCCAATGGCAAGACCTATCTGCATCCAGCAGTCTCCGATACGACGGCAGCTGCAGCTGATGCCGCACCAGCGGATACCGGCAAGGATGTCTCGAAGGCAGGCAGCACCGTGCAAATCGCGGACGGCGATGCCATTGCGGTTCCTGCCAAGAGCGCCCTGCTGCTCGGCCCAACCGCGGCGATGACTGAGCCGGACGACAACCCGACTAACCCGAATTATCCGGATAATCCGGATAATTCGGATCATTCGGATCAGCTTGACAAGCCAAGTGGCAACAACGCTCATGATGGCGCCAACAATGCTGCCAATGGTGCGAACAACTCGTCAGCCCCAAATGGCGGCACGGCGTCCACTGGCTCGTCGATCGCGGTCATCATTGCGATGGTCATTGTGCTGCTCATCGCTGGCTCCGGCATGCTGATCAGGGCTCACTCTTCCAGTGAGTGA
- a CDS encoding CTP synthase, translating into MARRQHGNAQEHVTKHIFVTGGVVSSLGKGLTASSLGRLLRSRGLRVLQQKLDPYINVDPGTMNPFQHGEVYVTEDGAETDLDIGHYERFLDVFLSQKANVTTGQIYQEVLRKERAGEYLGQCVQVIPHITNEIKSRMRAQASDDVDVIITEIGGTVGDIESQPFMEAAREVRRDLGPENCMFIHVSLVPYIAAAHELKTKPTQHSVMMLRQLGISPDALVLRSDRPLNQSIKDKISLMCDVDSEGVVNCVDANSIYDVPKVLFDEGLDAYVVRELGLPFHDVDWDEWEDLLERVHHPKHEVNIAIVGKYIDLPDAYLSVTEAIKAGGFANWAKVNVKWVAADLCETEAGAAAALNNVDGIVIPGGFGIRGIDGKIGALRFAREHKLPALGLCLGLQSMVIEYARDVLDIKDANSSEFDPECANPVIATMEEQKDIVAGNGDMGHTMRLGSYPAELLEDSLVAKLYGTTHVTERHRHRYEVNVAYKDRLREGGLVISGQSPDGELTEFVELPQDVHPFYVATQAHPEFKSRPTKPHPLFAGLVKAALDHQEARDTKKATAE; encoded by the coding sequence ATGGCTAGAAGACAACATGGCAATGCTCAAGAACACGTCACCAAGCATATTTTCGTCACTGGCGGCGTTGTTTCCTCCCTTGGCAAGGGTCTTACCGCTTCCTCTCTTGGACGTCTGCTGCGCAGCCGGGGACTGCGTGTGCTGCAGCAGAAACTCGACCCGTACATCAATGTCGATCCCGGCACCATGAACCCGTTCCAGCACGGTGAGGTCTATGTGACCGAGGATGGCGCGGAAACCGATCTCGACATCGGCCACTACGAGCGTTTTCTGGACGTCTTCCTTTCACAGAAGGCGAACGTCACCACCGGCCAGATCTACCAGGAGGTCCTTCGCAAGGAACGTGCCGGCGAGTACCTCGGCCAGTGCGTGCAGGTGATCCCGCATATCACGAACGAGATAAAATCCCGTATGCGTGCGCAGGCCTCCGATGACGTCGACGTGATCATCACCGAAATCGGCGGCACGGTGGGTGACATCGAATCGCAACCGTTCATGGAGGCCGCACGTGAGGTGCGTCGTGATCTCGGTCCCGAGAACTGCATGTTCATCCATGTATCGCTTGTGCCCTACATTGCCGCCGCCCACGAGCTCAAGACGAAGCCGACGCAGCATTCCGTGATGATGCTGCGACAGCTCGGCATCTCGCCTGATGCACTCGTGCTCAGGAGCGACCGTCCGCTCAACCAGTCCATCAAAGACAAGATCTCGCTCATGTGCGACGTTGACTCCGAGGGCGTGGTGAACTGTGTGGACGCCAACAGCATCTACGATGTGCCGAAGGTGCTGTTCGACGAAGGTCTTGACGCCTATGTGGTCCGAGAGCTCGGCCTGCCGTTCCACGACGTTGATTGGGACGAGTGGGAGGACCTTCTCGAACGCGTGCACCACCCCAAGCATGAGGTGAACATCGCCATCGTCGGCAAGTACATCGACCTTCCCGATGCGTACCTTTCGGTCACCGAGGCCATCAAGGCCGGAGGTTTTGCCAACTGGGCCAAGGTCAACGTGAAATGGGTCGCCGCTGATTTGTGCGAGACGGAGGCCGGTGCGGCTGCGGCCCTCAACAATGTCGACGGCATCGTGATTCCGGGCGGCTTCGGCATTCGTGGCATCGACGGCAAGATCGGCGCCCTGCGTTTCGCACGCGAGCACAAGCTTCCGGCACTTGGACTGTGCCTGGGGCTGCAGTCGATGGTGATCGAATATGCCCGTGACGTGCTCGACATCAAGGATGCGAATTCCTCAGAGTTTGACCCGGAGTGCGCGAATCCCGTCATCGCCACGATGGAGGAGCAGAAGGACATCGTCGCCGGCAATGGCGACATGGGCCATACGATGCGTCTGGGCTCCTATCCGGCGGAACTGCTCGAAGATTCGCTGGTCGCCAAGCTCTATGGCACCACCCATGTGACCGAACGCCATCGTCATCGTTACGAGGTGAACGTGGCATACAAGGATCGTCTGCGCGAGGGCGGTCTGGTCATCTCCGGCCAGAGCCCCGACGGCGAGCTCACCGAATTCGTGGAACTGCCGCAGGATGTGCACCCGTTCTATGTCGCCACCCAGGCGCATCCGGAGTTCAAATCGCGCCCGACCAAGCCGCACCCGTTGTTTGCCGGTTTGGTGAAGGCTGCGTTGGACCATCAGGAGGCGCGTGACACCAAGAAGGCCACTGCCGAATAG
- a CDS encoding L,D-transpeptidase family protein, with translation MTFPSGNGGFSSNGANNQVPSDASDMRDFESTQVFTPMQDVPLPPQPPQQHASNAGMNGPAAGKRHHVWPWIVVALVVVLAGACAGLVAFFNIRALPGTTLWGVDVSGKTQQQIVQTISNEVDGTKIPVSYEGKTGSVTLSDLGVKVDAQQIAQEAVDAKRHENVFARYAPWAKHDVNPAIDAKDANPEVLDEQLGTNSIKPVDAKLQVGDDGSTITVIEGTEGHGADPTETANEAVRVVQSLGAQKPKTVEVQLKTISPAITTDEANKAKSTLDKLMAQKPGVYIGKERFAAFTPSMILAATTIDPNGNGTLPQGQIRNGNVVYDATVLQKAYDEQIKPNIKSTKEDREVIVNNNGTEIEVIKEGHDGVTLDDGTDANIGTKAIDAFGKGNGTVSVSGKLDPMKVKETKRHVVVDLSDHTVTALENGNAVKTMHMSAGQGNDYATGKCQASGDMCTPEGDFEIWLKYPSQNMSGTLTLSDGKRETWDVKNVGFVNYFSKSGCAIHRIATQTPYTDAQIQALGENTSHGCVGIGWDMAEWFYNWCVDGTSVHVQQ, from the coding sequence ATGACTTTTCCATCCGGCAATGGTGGGTTCTCTTCGAACGGAGCCAACAATCAGGTGCCATCGGATGCCAGCGACATGCGTGATTTCGAGTCGACGCAGGTGTTCACGCCGATGCAGGATGTGCCACTGCCTCCACAGCCCCCACAGCAGCACGCTTCCAATGCAGGCATGAATGGGCCTGCCGCAGGAAAGAGGCACCATGTATGGCCATGGATCGTGGTGGCGCTGGTCGTCGTGCTGGCAGGCGCCTGTGCCGGTCTTGTGGCGTTTTTCAATATCCGCGCGCTGCCCGGCACCACGCTCTGGGGAGTTGACGTGTCCGGAAAGACGCAGCAGCAGATTGTCCAGACCATTTCCAACGAGGTGGACGGCACCAAGATTCCGGTGAGCTACGAGGGCAAAACCGGGTCGGTCACGCTGTCGGACCTCGGCGTCAAGGTCGATGCACAGCAAATCGCCCAGGAGGCAGTGGATGCGAAACGCCATGAGAACGTATTCGCCCGATATGCACCATGGGCGAAGCATGACGTGAACCCGGCCATTGATGCCAAGGATGCGAATCCGGAAGTCCTCGATGAGCAGCTGGGCACCAACAGCATCAAACCCGTCGACGCCAAGCTGCAGGTGGGCGATGATGGCAGCACCATCACGGTCATCGAAGGCACGGAGGGTCACGGCGCCGATCCGACCGAGACCGCCAACGAGGCGGTGCGTGTCGTGCAGTCCCTGGGAGCGCAGAAACCGAAGACCGTGGAGGTGCAGCTCAAGACCATCTCGCCGGCAATCACCACCGATGAGGCGAACAAGGCCAAATCCACGTTGGACAAATTGATGGCACAGAAGCCGGGCGTGTACATTGGCAAGGAACGGTTCGCCGCATTCACACCATCTATGATCCTCGCCGCGACGACGATCGACCCGAACGGCAACGGCACGCTGCCACAAGGCCAGATCCGCAACGGCAACGTCGTCTACGATGCGACTGTCCTGCAGAAGGCATATGACGAGCAGATAAAGCCGAACATCAAGTCCACCAAGGAAGATCGCGAGGTCATCGTCAACAACAACGGCACCGAGATCGAAGTGATCAAGGAAGGCCATGATGGTGTGACACTCGACGATGGTACAGACGCCAACATCGGCACCAAGGCGATCGATGCGTTTGGCAAGGGGAACGGGACCGTGTCCGTTTCCGGCAAACTCGACCCGATGAAGGTGAAGGAGACAAAACGGCACGTTGTGGTCGATCTCTCGGATCACACCGTGACCGCTTTGGAGAACGGCAACGCGGTGAAGACGATGCATATGTCCGCAGGCCAAGGCAACGACTATGCCACCGGCAAATGCCAGGCCTCGGGCGACATGTGCACGCCAGAAGGTGATTTCGAGATCTGGCTCAAATACCCATCTCAGAATATGTCGGGCACGTTGACGCTTTCGGACGGCAAGAGGGAGACGTGGGACGTCAAGAACGTCGGCTTCGTCAACTATTTCTCGAAGAGCGGCTGCGCCATCCATCGCATTGCCACGCAGACCCCATACACCGATGCGCAGATTCAGGCCTTGGGTGAGAACACCTCCCACGGTTGCGTCGGCATCGGCTGGGACATGGCGGAATGGTTCTACAACTGGTGCGTGGATGGCACCAGCGTGCACGTCCAGCAATAA
- the sufB gene encoding Fe-S cluster assembly protein SufB, with amino-acid sequence MNQYIADRGRVNEDKLRQDDEIIEQFGEYSYGWHDSDAAGEAAKKGIDENVVREISADKHEPEWMLDMRLRGYRAFIEQPMPKWGVDLSGFHAQDFKYYVKPVGKQAASWEDLPEDIRTTYDRLGIPEAEKSRLVSGVAAQYESEVIYNSIQDDLAKQGVIFVDTDTAVREYPELVQKYFGTVVPPEDNKFGALNTAAWSGGSFVYVPKGVHVDIPLQAYFRINTPNMGQFERTLIIADEGSYVHYVEGCTAPIYSTDSLHAAIVEIIVEKNARVRYTTVQNWSNNVYNLVTQRAYVREGATMEWVDGNIGSKATMKYPACILAEPYASASTMSLGFAGKGQYQDTGAKMIHLAPHTSSTIVAKSISRGGGRSAYRGLVKIVDGAEGSSSNVVCDALLVDDFSRSDTYPHVDVREDDVSMAHEATVSKVSEDQLFYLMSRGIEEKEAMAMIVRGFVEPISRELPMEYALELNRLVELQMEGSVG; translated from the coding sequence ATGAATCAGTACATCGCCGATCGCGGTCGCGTCAATGAAGACAAGCTGCGACAGGACGACGAGATCATCGAGCAGTTCGGCGAATACAGCTACGGATGGCATGATTCCGACGCCGCAGGAGAAGCGGCGAAAAAAGGCATCGATGAGAACGTGGTTCGTGAGATCTCGGCGGACAAGCACGAACCTGAGTGGATGCTCGACATGCGTCTGCGTGGTTACCGGGCGTTCATCGAGCAACCGATGCCGAAATGGGGTGTGGATCTTTCGGGATTCCACGCACAGGATTTCAAGTACTATGTCAAGCCCGTCGGCAAGCAGGCCGCAAGCTGGGAGGACCTCCCTGAGGATATCCGAACCACCTACGACAGGCTGGGCATACCCGAGGCCGAGAAGAGCCGCCTGGTTTCCGGTGTTGCGGCCCAGTACGAATCCGAGGTCATCTACAACTCCATTCAGGATGATCTTGCCAAGCAAGGCGTCATCTTCGTCGACACCGACACCGCCGTACGTGAGTACCCGGAACTGGTGCAGAAATACTTCGGAACGGTCGTCCCCCCTGAAGACAACAAATTCGGGGCCCTGAACACGGCAGCATGGTCGGGCGGCTCGTTCGTGTATGTGCCCAAGGGCGTGCATGTGGACATTCCGTTGCAGGCCTACTTCCGCATCAACACCCCGAACATGGGGCAGTTCGAACGCACGCTCATCATCGCCGACGAAGGCTCCTACGTGCATTACGTGGAGGGGTGCACGGCGCCGATCTACTCGACCGACTCGCTGCACGCCGCAATCGTCGAGATCATCGTCGAGAAGAACGCCCGCGTCCGGTACACCACCGTGCAGAACTGGTCGAACAACGTGTACAATCTCGTCACGCAACGCGCCTACGTGCGCGAGGGTGCCACCATGGAATGGGTCGACGGCAACATCGGCTCGAAGGCCACCATGAAATACCCCGCCTGCATCCTTGCCGAACCCTACGCCAGCGCCTCCACGATGTCGCTGGGTTTCGCAGGCAAGGGGCAGTATCAGGACACCGGTGCGAAGATGATTCACTTGGCCCCCCACACCTCTTCCACCATCGTCGCGAAGTCCATATCGCGAGGAGGTGGGCGTTCCGCCTATCGAGGACTCGTCAAGATCGTCGACGGCGCCGAAGGGTCGAGCTCCAATGTGGTGTGTGATGCGCTGCTGGTCGATGACTTCTCACGTTCCGACACCTACCCCCATGTGGATGTGCGCGAGGACGACGTCTCGATGGCCCATGAGGCGACCGTCTCGAAGGTCTCCGAGGACCAGCTGTTCTACCTGATGAGCCGCGGCATTGAGGAGAAGGAGGCCATGGCGATGATCGTGCGTGGATTCGTCGAGCCAATCAGCCGCGAGCTGCCCATGGAATACGCGCTCGAACTCAACCGTTTGGTTGAATTGCAGATGGAAGGATCGGTGGGCTGA
- a CDS encoding alpha-amylase family glycosyl hydrolase, producing MVIAAPNAANAAPAGTGSPQLPKATHIQMIAFQQTWNTIAEECWRTYGPEGIRYVEVSPPQESIRGTPWRTSYQPVSYRLDSKLGAEAEFKAMVEQCNAAGVGIIADVVLHQTTGSDVAAGEQTGVAGTRYNGTTGDYPGFTGESNRYPDGVTAADFHDYNNGASISDYKNQQEVQEGRLSSMWDFDTSSEKVRQIQSDYLAKLYNMGVQGFRMDAVKHINNEDMKAIKDQMARKVGTSADDIYWIQEVIGNANEAPGIQPRNYLGTGTVTQFDYKSDLNAKFKGKIAALKDLSTRIGDLSQNPNAIESKDANVFVTNWDTARNDGAITYKNGSMYALANAFMLAYDYGTPRLLSDYKYDVNDNGAPGATETAVPDVDFSQTCSTKDADWNCQQRWTTARTASRSRAVARASLRSTTQLRARRRNTRPRCPAASTATSTRYRTVRRP from the coding sequence ATGGTGATCGCGGCACCGAATGCGGCGAATGCGGCGCCAGCCGGCACCGGCAGTCCCCAGCTGCCGAAGGCCACGCACATACAGATGATCGCATTCCAGCAAACATGGAATACCATCGCGGAAGAATGCTGGCGCACCTATGGGCCCGAGGGGATTCGGTATGTGGAGGTGTCTCCTCCGCAGGAATCGATCCGAGGCACCCCGTGGCGGACCTCCTACCAGCCGGTCAGCTATCGGCTCGATTCGAAACTCGGCGCCGAAGCCGAGTTCAAGGCCATGGTGGAACAGTGCAATGCGGCAGGCGTCGGCATCATCGCCGACGTCGTGCTCCACCAGACGACCGGGTCGGACGTCGCCGCAGGTGAGCAAACAGGCGTCGCAGGCACCAGATACAACGGTACGACCGGCGACTACCCAGGATTCACCGGCGAGAGCAACCGGTACCCCGACGGCGTGACCGCCGCTGACTTCCACGACTACAACAACGGCGCGAGCATCTCCGATTACAAGAACCAGCAGGAGGTGCAGGAAGGCCGTTTGAGTTCGATGTGGGACTTCGACACGTCGAGCGAGAAGGTACGGCAGATTCAGTCGGATTACCTGGCCAAACTCTACAACATGGGCGTACAGGGCTTCCGCATGGATGCGGTCAAGCACATCAACAACGAGGACATGAAGGCCATCAAGGACCAGATGGCCAGAAAGGTTGGCACGAGCGCCGACGACATCTATTGGATCCAAGAGGTCATTGGCAACGCGAACGAGGCACCCGGCATCCAGCCGCGCAACTATCTTGGAACAGGAACCGTCACACAGTTCGACTACAAGTCGGACCTCAACGCCAAATTCAAAGGCAAGATCGCCGCACTCAAAGACCTTTCCACGCGCATCGGCGACCTATCGCAAAACCCGAACGCGATTGAATCCAAGGATGCGAACGTCTTCGTGACGAACTGGGACACAGCCCGCAACGACGGCGCGATCACGTACAAGAACGGTTCGATGTACGCGCTCGCGAACGCGTTCATGCTCGCCTACGACTACGGCACGCCGCGTCTGCTCTCCGACTATAAGTACGACGTCAACGACAACGGCGCGCCGGGTGCGACCGAAACCGCGGTGCCGGACGTTGATTTCAGCCAGACGTGCTCGACAAAGGACGCCGATTGGAACTGCCAGCAACGCTGGACGACGGCGCGAACAGCATCGCGTTCTCGCGCGGTGGCAAGGGCTTCGTTGCGATCAACAACTCAACTGAGAGCAAGGAGGCGGAATACTCGACCACGATGCCCGGCGGCGAGTACTGCGACGTCTACGCGATACAGGACTGTTCGAAGACCGTGA
- the aroQ gene encoding type II 3-dehydroquinate dehydratase → MATKSQPIKVMVVNGPNLGRLGVRQPDVYGSQDLEELRRLCTQWGVEYGLDVDVRQTDDEAQMVHWMHEAADRRIAVVMNPAAFTHYSYALADAAHMVLDADLPLMEVHISNPAARDEFRKRSVISPVATGTITGLGYLGYKLALEAVAELMR, encoded by the coding sequence ATGGCAACGAAGTCACAGCCGATCAAGGTCATGGTGGTCAATGGGCCGAATCTGGGGCGGCTCGGAGTGCGCCAGCCGGATGTGTACGGTTCGCAGGATCTCGAGGAGCTGCGTCGACTCTGCACCCAGTGGGGGGTCGAATATGGCCTTGACGTCGATGTGCGCCAAACCGATGACGAAGCGCAGATGGTGCATTGGATGCACGAGGCCGCGGACCGGCGCATCGCCGTGGTGATGAACCCCGCCGCCTTCACCCATTACTCCTATGCGTTGGCCGACGCCGCGCACATGGTGCTCGACGCGGACCTGCCGCTCATGGAGGTGCACATCTCGAATCCGGCCGCACGCGATGAGTTCCGCAAGCGTTCGGTGATCAGCCCGGTGGCCACCGGCACGATCACGGGACTGGGTTACCTGGGATACAAGCTCGCACTCGAGGCCGTCGCAGAACTGATGAGATAG